In a single window of the Flavobacterium sp. W4I14 genome:
- a CDS encoding TonB-linked SusC/RagA family outer membrane protein (product_source=TIGR04056; cath_funfam=2.60.40.1120; cleavage_site_network=SignalP-noTM; cog=COG1629; pfam=PF00593,PF07715,PF13715; superfamily=49464,56935; tigrfam=TIGR04056): MKRKLLATSKCAVMFLFALILSLGKSNNSIAQTTAQISISGKVKDNRGNPIPGASISVKGTTRVVASDANGNFKISAQKGESLVITFVGYVTNTILVANDTQLSIILAEDKDKNLQDVIVVGYGTQKRSDVTGSIVSVPKARLSQLPVTNVLQSIEGAVAGVNVTTTSSVPGSQPSALIRGQNSITANAGPYVVVDGVPLTKTGGSLNDINPNDIASVEILKDASATAIYGTNGSNGVILVTTKRGTTGKPVIRYNGYVGIDNIAHVLEPRSGAEYLQKYADFLKQTNQTQTRPVPNIGELPAYNAGTTINWVDEATQQGKIQDHNVSISGGSPDVKYFISGDYLDQKGVVKGYQFNRVSLRSNLDVNVTSFLTVGTSLFLTSNNFDGGRANLLFATAMSPYGQEYNANGSYTIFPMSPELLYTNPLLGLKTTQIGRTTNINGNGYAEVKFPGALTGLKFRLNAGYTYFPERSGSYIGRLANDNNGTARSVNASTNSYTIENILTYSKDIKKHHFDFTALYSAQERKYNSTTAGATGFINDELGLDNLGAGATQTSNSYRDRYGLNSQMGRLFYSYDSRYLFTLTARRDGSSVFGANTTKYGVFPSAAIGWNVINENFMKNVKLISNLKLRLSYGKTGNEAVGVYNTITTEGSSRSPFNGVSTIGVIPNNLGNILLQWETTKTANIGLDFGILSNRITGSVEAYQNKTSGLLLYRSLPIITGYSRVLENIGKTTNNGLELTLNTQNLAGKNFRWETMVVFAANKNKIDDLYGDGKDDLGNRWFIGQPINVVYDYKMTGVWQTGEDVSKQDPTAKPGSLKFADLNGDGKITADDRTILGQTAPKWTGGITNTFHYKNINLSVFIQTAQGITRNNPDLTYGDETGRRNTPAEIGYWTPENQSQTRPALSYNNTLGYGYASDASYTRIKDVTLSYVFSQHILDKLHLGSLTVYASGRNLHTFTNWVGWDPEQTTYGRGTGNSNANQQAFTADWTNNYPITRTFVLGLNVSLR, translated from the coding sequence ATGAAAAGAAAACTACTAGCCACATCTAAGTGTGCGGTAATGTTTTTGTTTGCTTTAATCCTATCCTTAGGTAAATCAAACAATTCAATTGCACAAACAACCGCTCAAATCTCAATTTCTGGAAAAGTAAAAGATAATAGAGGTAACCCCATTCCAGGTGCCTCCATTAGTGTTAAGGGAACTACCCGGGTGGTGGCCAGCGATGCCAATGGAAATTTCAAAATATCAGCCCAAAAAGGAGAAAGTTTAGTGATTACTTTTGTAGGTTATGTAACCAATACCATATTGGTAGCTAATGACACGCAACTGAGCATCATCCTTGCAGAGGATAAGGATAAGAACTTACAAGATGTAATTGTAGTAGGTTACGGTACGCAAAAACGCTCTGATGTTACCGGTTCGATTGTTTCTGTACCTAAAGCAAGGTTGTCGCAACTACCTGTAACAAATGTTCTTCAATCAATCGAAGGTGCAGTAGCTGGCGTAAATGTTACCACTACATCATCAGTTCCTGGAAGTCAGCCTAGTGCCTTAATCCGCGGACAAAACTCTATAACAGCCAATGCAGGCCCTTACGTAGTAGTAGATGGTGTTCCGTTAACTAAAACAGGTGGCTCGTTAAACGATATTAACCCCAATGATATTGCATCGGTAGAGATTTTGAAAGATGCGAGCGCCACAGCTATTTATGGTACAAATGGCTCAAATGGCGTAATCTTAGTTACCACGAAAAGGGGAACAACTGGTAAACCCGTAATTCGTTATAACGGTTATGTGGGAATTGATAATATTGCCCATGTTTTAGAACCCCGGAGCGGAGCAGAATATCTGCAGAAATATGCTGATTTTCTTAAACAAACCAATCAAACACAAACCAGACCGGTTCCAAATATTGGAGAACTTCCTGCTTACAATGCAGGTACTACTATCAATTGGGTAGACGAGGCTACACAGCAAGGTAAAATTCAGGATCATAACGTAAGTATCTCCGGCGGATCTCCTGATGTGAAATACTTTATTTCCGGAGATTATTTAGATCAGAAAGGAGTGGTAAAAGGATACCAGTTCAATCGTGTCAGCTTAAGATCGAACTTAGATGTAAACGTTACCAGTTTTTTAACTGTAGGTACATCACTATTTTTAACCAGTAATAATTTCGATGGTGGAAGGGCAAATTTATTGTTCGCTACAGCAATGAGTCCCTATGGTCAGGAGTATAATGCAAATGGATCATACACAATCTTCCCAATGAGTCCTGAGTTGCTTTACACCAATCCATTATTAGGCTTAAAAACAACACAGATTGGTAGAACAACCAATATTAATGGAAATGGTTATGCCGAGGTAAAATTTCCTGGTGCATTAACAGGCCTGAAATTTAGGTTAAACGCTGGTTATACTTATTTTCCTGAAAGATCAGGTAGTTACATAGGGCGCTTAGCAAATGATAATAATGGAACTGCAAGAAGTGTTAATGCATCTACCAACAGTTATACTATAGAAAATATCTTAACCTATTCAAAGGATATTAAAAAGCATCATTTCGATTTTACTGCCTTATATAGCGCACAAGAACGTAAATACAATTCAACCACGGCAGGTGCTACCGGCTTTATTAATGATGAATTAGGTTTGGATAATTTAGGTGCAGGTGCCACACAAACCAGTAATTCTTATCGCGATAGATATGGATTGAATTCACAAATGGGCCGTTTGTTTTACTCTTATGATAGCCGCTATTTATTTACTTTAACTGCACGTAGAGATGGTTCATCCGTATTTGGAGCGAATACAACTAAATATGGTGTTTTTCCATCGGCAGCAATTGGCTGGAATGTTATCAACGAAAATTTTATGAAAAATGTTAAACTCATTAGCAATCTGAAATTGAGGTTATCGTATGGCAAAACCGGTAATGAGGCTGTTGGTGTTTATAATACCATCACCACTGAAGGTTCATCCCGTTCTCCTTTTAATGGAGTTAGTACAATTGGGGTTATCCCAAATAATTTGGGTAATATATTGTTGCAATGGGAAACGACCAAAACTGCAAACATTGGTTTAGATTTTGGAATTCTGAGCAACAGAATTACAGGTAGTGTAGAAGCTTATCAGAATAAAACAAGTGGTTTGTTACTGTACAGAAGTTTGCCAATTATTACAGGTTACTCAAGAGTTTTAGAAAATATTGGTAAAACCACCAACAACGGCTTAGAGCTAACTTTAAATACTCAAAATCTTGCTGGGAAAAACTTCCGTTGGGAAACAATGGTTGTTTTTGCGGCCAATAAAAATAAAATCGATGATTTGTATGGTGATGGTAAAGATGATTTAGGGAACAGGTGGTTTATAGGGCAGCCTATCAATGTTGTATATGATTACAAAATGACTGGCGTTTGGCAAACTGGCGAAGACGTTTCTAAGCAAGATCCAACAGCAAAGCCTGGTAGCTTAAAATTTGCTGATTTAAATGGTGATGGGAAAATTACTGCCGACGACAGAACCATTCTTGGTCAAACTGCCCCGAAATGGACCGGTGGTATAACCAACACTTTTCATTATAAAAACATTAATCTAAGCGTATTTATTCAAACTGCACAAGGTATAACGAGAAACAATCCTGATTTAACCTATGGCGATGAAACAGGTAGAAGAAATACGCCAGCAGAAATTGGCTACTGGACTCCTGAAAACCAAAGCCAAACCCGCCCGGCTTTATCTTACAATAATACTTTAGGATACGGTTATGCATCTGATGCGAGTTACACCAGAATCAAGGATGTGACATTAAGCTATGTATTTTCACAACATATTTTAGATAAACTTCACCTGGGTAGTTTAACCGTTTATGCAAGTGGCCGTAACCTGCACACTTTCACCAATTGGGTAGGCTGGGATCCTGAGCAAACTACTTATGGTAGAGGAACAGGGAATTCTAATGCTAATCAGCAGGCATTCACGGCAGATTGGACAAATAATTATCCAATAACAAGAACTTTCGTTCTGGGTTTAAATGTTTCATTACGTTAA
- a CDS encoding beta-galactosidase (product_source=KO:K12308; cath_funfam=3.20.20.80; cleavage_site_network=SignalP-noTM; cog=COG1874; ko=KO:K12308; pfam=PF01301; superfamily=49785,51445): protein MKAKLLWLVAICFSLSAFGQQAKHTFKLGETTFLLDEKPFQIISGELHYPRVPKEAWRARMKMAKAIGLNTIGTYVFWNLHEPQKGKFDFSGNNNIAEFVRIAQQEGLWVILRPSPYVCAEWEFGGYPYWLQNEKGLVVRSTEKRYLDEYKKYIIEVGKQLAPLQINHGGNIIMVQVENEYGSYAADKNYLDINRKMFIEAGFDGLLYTCDPAADVKDGHLDGLLPAVNGIDNPAKIRQLVNENHNGKGPYFIAEWYPAWFDWWGTPHHTVPAAQYTKKLDSVLAAGISINMYMFHGGTTRDFMNGANYKDISPYEPQTSSYDYDAPLNEAGNATEKFKAFRSVIEKHLPTGQSLPPIPAAKPSIAIAPFKLGSKEALFNALPKAVKNTTPLTFEDLSQDYGYVLYRTTIKGGKKGELQIKQLRDYAMVFINQKRAGILDRRLNQNTLALTLPKGEVQLDIFVENMGRVNFGKYLLENKKGITEQVTFDGTEVKNWSMYGFPFNNIAGYTAKAAPSKQSGNGPTLQKGSFQISTVADTYLDMTDWGKGVVWVNGHNLGKYWAIGPQQTLYIPQEWLKKGKNDIAVLELIKPDQNILKAIDQPILNTIKKLNVD from the coding sequence ATGAAAGCAAAATTATTATGGTTGGTGGCGATATGTTTCTCCTTATCAGCTTTTGGCCAGCAAGCTAAACATACGTTTAAGCTAGGAGAAACAACATTTCTATTAGATGAAAAACCCTTTCAGATAATTTCTGGGGAGTTACACTATCCCCGTGTACCAAAAGAGGCCTGGCGGGCACGTATGAAAATGGCCAAAGCAATCGGGCTAAATACGATTGGCACTTACGTATTCTGGAATCTGCACGAACCACAAAAAGGAAAATTCGATTTTTCGGGCAATAATAATATCGCCGAATTTGTGAGAATCGCCCAACAAGAAGGCCTTTGGGTTATCTTAAGACCAAGTCCTTACGTTTGTGCCGAATGGGAGTTTGGTGGTTATCCTTACTGGCTACAGAACGAAAAAGGCCTTGTGGTGAGAAGTACTGAAAAACGATATTTAGATGAGTATAAGAAGTATATTATTGAAGTAGGGAAACAGTTGGCACCGTTGCAGATTAACCATGGTGGTAATATTATTATGGTACAGGTAGAGAACGAATACGGCTCTTACGCTGCTGATAAAAATTATTTAGATATCAACAGAAAAATGTTTATCGAAGCAGGTTTTGATGGATTGCTTTATACCTGCGATCCTGCTGCAGATGTAAAGGATGGACATTTAGACGGCCTATTGCCGGCCGTAAACGGAATCGATAATCCGGCAAAAATTAGGCAGTTGGTAAATGAGAACCATAATGGAAAAGGCCCTTATTTTATAGCTGAGTGGTACCCGGCATGGTTCGATTGGTGGGGAACACCTCATCACACCGTTCCTGCAGCGCAATACACCAAAAAGTTAGATTCTGTTTTAGCAGCAGGCATTTCAATCAATATGTACATGTTCCATGGCGGTACAACCCGCGATTTTATGAATGGGGCAAACTATAAAGATATTTCACCTTATGAGCCACAAACCAGTAGCTATGATTACGATGCGCCTTTAAATGAGGCTGGAAACGCAACTGAAAAATTCAAGGCTTTTAGAAGTGTAATCGAAAAACATCTTCCAACAGGACAAAGTTTACCGCCAATTCCAGCTGCTAAACCAAGTATCGCAATTGCACCTTTTAAATTGGGGAGTAAAGAGGCTTTGTTTAATGCGCTGCCAAAAGCAGTGAAAAATACCACACCTTTAACTTTCGAGGATCTTAGCCAAGATTATGGCTATGTGCTTTACCGAACGACCATTAAGGGAGGTAAAAAAGGCGAACTTCAGATTAAACAACTACGGGATTATGCGATGGTTTTTATTAACCAGAAAAGGGCAGGTATTTTAGACCGTAGGTTAAACCAAAATACTTTGGCATTAACACTCCCGAAAGGCGAAGTACAACTCGATATTTTTGTAGAAAATATGGGTAGGGTTAACTTTGGGAAGTATTTGTTAGAGAACAAAAAAGGAATTACCGAACAGGTAACTTTTGATGGTACCGAGGTTAAAAACTGGTCGATGTATGGCTTCCCTTTTAATAATATTGCTGGCTATACTGCTAAGGCTGCCCCTTCAAAACAGAGCGGAAACGGGCCAACATTACAAAAAGGATCTTTCCAGATTTCGACCGTTGCAGATACCTATTTAGACATGACCGATTGGGGAAAAGGAGTAGTATGGGTTAATGGGCACAACTTAGGGAAGTATTGGGCAATCGGTCCACAACAAACGTTATATATCCCTCAAGAATGGTTAAAAAAAGGCAAAAATGATATCGCCGTTTTAGAACTGATTAAACCAGATCAAAATATTTTAAAGGCAATAGATCAACCAATCTTAAATACAATAAAAAAATTAAACGTAGACTAA
- a CDS encoding hypothetical protein (product_source=Hypo-rule applied; ko=KO:K21572; pfam=PF07980,PF14322; superfamily=48452), translating into MKKYISIFASLSILCIAFSSCKKSYLDEKPFSSYTPLTLTDSLGFEASLIGLYNHTSTIFSWADQQGWPSVWQVGTDVANATNNQQGVEIPYYNYALLTSLDVGAGRTWNRNYIMVNLTNIILDGIENPSVTTLSAAGKKSVSAEAKFFRAYAYNNLATLFGGVPLVTHALTGPKIDFVRAPIADVNNFIVADLLFAAANLPDIEAVKTNTKGKMYGRANKFMAMQLLAEVYLRIGKPDLAEQQAQAIISSGKFSLIRNRYGVKTGQPGDYYSDMFQYGNERRVQGNTEAIWVLEQENPTAVVGGITDNPQQRRVWGAAYYNIAGMALADSLGGRSIGRLRLSNWVLYGLYKGNDIRNSQYNIRRRYYYNDPNPIYAARYGKQVPFTGPDTLVNICPSTTKWGAFDPNDTFGYAMIKDFILMRLGETYLLLAEAQVAQGKTAEAATTINVLRTRANAAQVSTAEMTKDFILDERARELIGEENRRMTLMRTGTLVERTLRLNPNDASKPITGLTTKNLLLPIPLSEIQLNKDAVLTQNPGY; encoded by the coding sequence ATGAAAAAATATATAAGCATATTCGCATCCTTATCCATATTATGTATTGCATTTTCATCTTGCAAAAAATCTTACTTAGATGAGAAGCCATTTTCTTCATATACACCATTAACACTTACCGATTCACTTGGATTTGAAGCCTCACTAATTGGTTTATATAATCATACCAGTACCATATTCTCCTGGGCCGATCAGCAAGGCTGGCCAAGTGTTTGGCAGGTAGGAACCGATGTAGCAAATGCAACAAATAACCAGCAAGGTGTAGAAATACCTTACTATAACTACGCTTTATTAACATCTTTAGATGTTGGTGCTGGCCGCACCTGGAACAGAAACTACATCATGGTTAACTTAACCAACATTATTTTAGATGGCATAGAAAATCCAAGTGTTACCACTTTAAGTGCAGCAGGTAAAAAATCAGTAAGTGCCGAAGCTAAGTTTTTCAGGGCTTATGCTTATAATAATTTAGCTACTTTGTTTGGTGGCGTACCACTGGTTACGCATGCATTGACAGGGCCTAAAATAGATTTTGTAAGGGCGCCAATAGCCGATGTAAATAACTTCATCGTAGCAGATCTGCTTTTTGCTGCAGCAAATCTTCCTGATATTGAAGCGGTAAAAACCAATACCAAAGGCAAAATGTATGGCAGGGCAAACAAATTTATGGCCATGCAACTTCTGGCTGAAGTTTATCTCCGAATCGGGAAACCTGATTTAGCTGAGCAACAGGCACAGGCCATTATCAGTAGCGGAAAATTTAGTCTCATCAGAAACCGTTATGGTGTTAAAACTGGCCAGCCAGGAGATTATTATTCGGACATGTTTCAATATGGAAATGAAAGAAGAGTTCAGGGCAATACAGAGGCTATTTGGGTGTTGGAACAGGAAAATCCAACAGCCGTAGTTGGTGGTATCACCGATAATCCACAGCAAAGAAGGGTATGGGGCGCTGCTTATTACAACATCGCAGGAATGGCTTTGGCCGATTCGTTAGGCGGGCGTTCAATTGGCAGGTTGCGCTTAAGCAACTGGGTACTTTATGGTTTGTATAAAGGTAACGATATCAGGAACTCTCAGTACAACATCCGCAGAAGATATTATTACAATGACCCGAATCCTATATATGCTGCAAGATATGGTAAGCAGGTTCCTTTTACCGGTCCTGATACGTTAGTCAATATTTGCCCAAGTACAACCAAATGGGGCGCTTTTGATCCTAATGACACTTTTGGTTATGCGATGATCAAAGATTTTATTTTGATGCGTTTGGGCGAAACCTATCTTCTGTTAGCTGAAGCTCAGGTTGCTCAAGGTAAAACAGCTGAAGCTGCCACAACAATAAATGTGCTTAGAACAAGGGCAAACGCTGCTCAGGTTAGTACAGCTGAAATGACTAAAGATTTTATTCTTGATGAAAGAGCCAGAGAGTTGATTGGCGAAGAAAATAGGAGGATGACGCTGATGAGAACAGGAACTCTCGTGGAACGTACACTTCGTTTAAACCCGAACGATGCATCAAAACCGATTACAGGTTTAACGACAAAAAATTTGTTATTGCCAATTCCTTTAAGTGAAATACAATTAAATAAAGATGCGGTGTTGACTCAAAACCCGGGCTATTAA
- a CDS encoding TonB-linked SusC/RagA family outer membrane protein (product_source=TIGR04056; cath_funfam=3.30.1380.20; cog=COG1629; pfam=PF00593,PF07715; superfamily=49464,56935; tigrfam=TIGR04056): protein MSGEKTLKNLGFIFISWAFLILSNQSYANSGNLINRQDTTQLKSVMFTILDGNDFPLKGADVSNISLKNNAKTDSTGTAKLNSNKNDIIRVQYNGKLLKEYIANGNLNQIIRIDGNNIMVMMQKKVVLTNDIKLSPNLTTASTQAVYNNDLIKSTTTSVKNALTGRLAGLYTNQTSGRPGLDEVSVLLRGQNPIVLIDGIPRDLTMIDLEEIESVTVLKDAVSTAMLGLRSSGGAIAITTKKGFVGAQQISLTAQSGFQSPLKMPKTLGAFDYANLYNEARRNSGDQPVYTQSDLDAFRTGSDPIGHPDVNWQDQVLKDKSTFSRYDLNFRGGGNTARYYVGLEYQNQKGQFNESDLNEYSTNTSFSNYTVRSNVDINLTPKMVLGLHLFGRIGNYTQPGSTAANIFTSILNTPNNAYPIFNENGSYGGNTQFQNNIYAQTVNSGYRLNYRRDIITDLTLRRNLDDVVPGLWVQALVSFYSGLSENTDRSKSFAVNKQTGTGSTASYQLFGVNGTQNNSTSTDYQNRQSYVEGAVGYKRNFGLHQIDAQIRATSDNVNSGSELGLNYYGGSGRAAYSFDERYTAEVAFGLNRTNRYPKGSPMGFFPAAGLSWNLTKEKFMPKLPWLNDFKLFASYGRTGNDAAGYFVFQQFYVGSPSSYFFGTSASSNSALRQDVLANPNVTWEKGDKLNLGLKTTLFSNHLFLQAEYFNNKYSDLLTSPNLSSIVGTTVRNLNVGINRYSGFELQLNWQQSFGDFSYFISGNASTLKSKVIYQNEVFREYSYQSRTGQLVWQQFGYIADGLFQSQAEINAAAKIAGYNPVPGDIKYKDLNNDGIIDQFDQAKIGTDKPLVYYGANIGFSYSGFDFSVLLQGVANRNLLLIGNSEWEFQNGGFGQAYEHNLDRWTPATAATATYPRVTVGNNFNNNIVSSFWMHSGNYLRLKNIELGYTISPRFTNKVKVSSIRLFVNGTNLFTSASFDRVDPETNGGVYPIQKVINGGLSVKF, encoded by the coding sequence ATGAGTGGAGAAAAAACACTTAAAAACCTAGGGTTCATATTTATATCATGGGCCTTTCTGATTTTAAGTAATCAGAGTTACGCAAATTCAGGGAATCTAATAAACCGGCAGGATACCACCCAACTTAAGAGCGTTATGTTTACAATTCTTGATGGGAATGATTTCCCATTAAAAGGCGCAGATGTTTCAAACATAAGTCTTAAAAACAATGCTAAAACAGACAGTACCGGAACAGCAAAACTGAATTCCAACAAGAATGACATAATACGCGTTCAGTACAATGGTAAATTGCTCAAAGAATATATCGCTAACGGAAATTTAAATCAGATTATCCGCATCGATGGCAATAATATCATGGTGATGATGCAAAAGAAAGTTGTATTGACTAATGATATTAAGCTATCGCCAAATTTAACCACAGCTTCAACGCAGGCGGTATACAATAATGATCTCATCAAATCAACCACAACAAGTGTAAAGAATGCATTAACTGGTCGGTTGGCGGGTTTGTACACCAATCAAACCAGTGGCCGCCCAGGGTTGGATGAAGTATCGGTATTGTTAAGGGGGCAAAATCCAATTGTGCTTATTGATGGTATACCAAGAGATCTCACGATGATCGATCTGGAAGAGATCGAATCTGTTACTGTACTTAAAGATGCTGTTTCTACTGCAATGTTAGGACTGAGGTCATCAGGTGGTGCAATTGCGATAACTACAAAAAAAGGGTTTGTTGGTGCACAACAAATTTCGCTAACTGCGCAGAGTGGTTTTCAGAGTCCTCTTAAAATGCCCAAAACATTAGGCGCTTTTGATTACGCCAACTTATACAACGAAGCCAGGAGAAACAGTGGCGACCAACCCGTTTACACACAGTCTGATCTAGATGCGTTCAGAACAGGTTCAGATCCAATTGGGCATCCCGATGTGAACTGGCAGGATCAGGTGTTAAAAGATAAATCTACGTTTAGTCGCTATGATCTTAATTTTCGTGGCGGAGGAAACACCGCCAGGTATTATGTTGGCTTGGAATATCAGAATCAAAAGGGCCAATTTAACGAAAGTGATTTAAACGAATATTCTACCAATACGAGTTTCAGTAATTATACTGTCCGCTCTAACGTAGATATAAACCTTACGCCGAAAATGGTACTGGGACTTCACCTTTTTGGTCGGATTGGGAATTATACCCAACCAGGAAGTACTGCCGCTAATATTTTTACTTCTATTCTTAATACCCCAAACAATGCTTATCCGATTTTCAATGAAAATGGTAGTTATGGGGGCAATACGCAATTCCAAAATAATATTTATGCACAAACTGTTAACTCAGGCTATCGCTTAAATTACAGAAGAGATATCATTACCGACTTAACATTAAGAAGAAATTTAGATGACGTTGTGCCAGGTTTATGGGTGCAGGCATTGGTTTCATTCTATTCTGGCCTATCTGAAAACACGGATAGAAGTAAGTCATTTGCAGTTAATAAACAAACCGGTACAGGCTCAACAGCATCATACCAGCTTTTTGGTGTAAATGGAACACAAAATAATAGTACATCAACCGATTATCAAAACAGACAATCATATGTAGAAGGAGCAGTAGGTTATAAAAGAAATTTTGGTCTGCACCAGATTGATGCTCAGATTAGAGCAACCAGCGATAATGTAAACAGTGGGAGCGAACTTGGCTTGAATTATTACGGAGGTTCTGGTCGGGCGGCCTACAGTTTCGATGAGCGTTATACCGCAGAAGTAGCATTCGGACTTAACCGCACCAATAGGTATCCAAAAGGATCTCCGATGGGATTTTTTCCGGCAGCAGGTTTAAGTTGGAACCTTACCAAAGAAAAATTCATGCCTAAATTGCCTTGGTTAAACGACTTTAAGTTATTTGCCAGTTACGGACGTACCGGTAACGATGCTGCGGGTTATTTTGTTTTCCAGCAATTTTATGTAGGCAGCCCAAGTTCGTATTTCTTTGGTACAAGTGCTTCGAGCAATTCTGCCTTACGTCAGGATGTACTGGCAAATCCAAATGTAACCTGGGAAAAAGGAGATAAATTAAATTTAGGCTTAAAAACCACATTATTTAGCAATCATTTGTTTTTACAGGCCGAATATTTCAATAACAAATACTCAGATCTGCTTACTTCACCTAATTTATCAAGCATTGTAGGTACAACGGTAAGAAACCTAAATGTAGGTATCAATCGTTATAGCGGATTTGAACTTCAGTTAAATTGGCAACAATCATTCGGCGATTTTAGCTATTTCATTTCTGGTAATGCCAGTACTTTAAAATCAAAAGTAATTTATCAGAATGAAGTTTTTAGAGAATATAGCTATCAAAGCCGTACTGGGCAACTCGTATGGCAGCAATTTGGCTACATTGCTGATGGCCTTTTTCAATCGCAGGCAGAAATCAATGCCGCTGCCAAAATTGCAGGATATAACCCTGTTCCTGGTGATATTAAATATAAAGACTTAAACAACGATGGCATTATTGACCAGTTCGACCAGGCTAAGATTGGTACAGACAAGCCATTAGTTTATTATGGAGCAAATATTGGTTTTTCTTACTCGGGCTTCGATTTTAGTGTATTGTTGCAAGGGGTTGCAAATAGAAACTTACTGTTAATAGGCAACAGCGAATGGGAATTTCAGAATGGAGGCTTTGGGCAGGCTTACGAACATAATCTAGACCGTTGGACGCCAGCGACTGCAGCAACTGCAACCTATCCGAGAGTTACAGTTGGTAATAATTTTAACAATAATATTGTTTCTTCTTTCTGGATGCACAGTGGCAATTACCTGCGATTGAAAAATATCGAACTGGGCTATACCATTTCACCGCGATTTACCAATAAAGTAAAAGTTTCGAGTATCAGACTATTTGTAAATGGTACAAACTTGTTTACAAGCGCTTCTTTTGATAGGGTTGATCCAGAAACTAACGGAGGTGTTTACCCAATTCAAAAGGTTATTAATGGTGGTTTAAGTGTTAAATTTTAA